From the genome of Papaver somniferum cultivar HN1 chromosome 2, ASM357369v1, whole genome shotgun sequence, one region includes:
- the LOC113351085 gene encoding uncharacterized protein LOC113351085 yields the protein MRNVVVFQNHTFNSELVMQQAICRAHEYITTTTVPQHHSLTTQYFGWEFPSTRFCKLNIDGASDESHNTGTEGVIINDDGSFVAAFSKHIYKNGTNMAELRALKFGLELATQLQIPYLEVVRDSTYITGLVNGFYAIPWFFVNLPKDIHKLCNCFQAISFRHRYREGNFVADKLAKLVVTVGTDQTWIADPPYFWEIFCMKI from the coding sequence ATGAGGAATGTTGTGGTGTTCCAGAATCACACTTTCAACTCTGAATTAGTAATGCAACAGGCTATTTGCAGGGCTCATGAATATATAACCACCACTACTGTTCCTCAACACCATAGCTTAACTACCCAGTACTTTGGTTGGGAATTTCCTTCCACGAGATTTTGtaaacttaatattgatggtgcttCTGATGAGTCTCATAATACAGGTACTGAAGGAGTTATTATAAATGACGACGGATCCTTTGTTGCGGCCTTCTCCAAACATATCTACAAAAATGGAACTAACATGGCAGAGCTTCGTGCACTAAAATTTGGTTTGGAACTGGCAACACAGCTACAAATACCTTATCTTGAAGTAGTTCGTGACTCTACTTATATCACAGGGCTAGTCAATGGTTTTTATGCTATTCCTTGGTTTTTTGTTAACCTTCCTAAGGATATACATAAGTTATGTAACTGTTTCCAGGCAATCTCCTTCAGACATAGATACAGGGAAGGTAATTTTGTTGCCGATAAACTTGCAAAACTTGTTGTAACTGTTGGTACTGACCAAACTTGGATTGCAGACCCCCCTTATTTTTGGGAAATCTTTTGTATGAAGATCTAG